From a region of the Zingiber officinale cultivar Zhangliang chromosome 10B, Zo_v1.1, whole genome shotgun sequence genome:
- the LOC122029617 gene encoding arabinogalactan protein 1-like, which yields MASRFALLAFALASLAVSASAQGPTASPSKSPSVAPVKPPAPSPLLPPPAVAPVRPPAAAPLSAPPAPVPAAKSPSLSPPAPPTSDIPAPAPRSSISGVPASAPTAPPPAGNGAADLSFSWIGAFAVAAVAFAM from the coding sequence ATGGCATCTCGCTTCGCGTTGCTCGCGTTCGCCTTGGCGTCGCTCGCCGTGTCCGCCTCCGCCCAGGGCCCGACCGCCTCCCCCTCCAAGTCACCCTCCGTGGCCCCGGTGAAGCCTCCTGCTCCCTCGCCTCTCCTTCCGCCGCCCGCAGTTGCTCCAGTGAGGCCCCCGGCAGCAGCGCCCCTTTCCGCGCCGCCTGCACCTGTCCCCGCCGCTAAGTCGCCCTCTTTGTCCCCTCCCGCCCCGCCGACCTCCGATATTCCTGCGCCAGCGCCTAGGTCGTCGATCTCCGGCGTACCTGCTTCTGCTCCCACCGCCCCGCCTCCGGCTGGTAATGGCGCTGCTGATCTTTCCTTCAGTTGGATCGGCGCCTTCGCCGTTGCTGCCGTCGCCTTCGCGATGTAG